The following proteins are encoded in a genomic region of Brachypodium distachyon strain Bd21 chromosome 1, Brachypodium_distachyon_v3.0, whole genome shotgun sequence:
- the LOC104582002 gene encoding uncharacterized protein KIAA0754-like yields MALSARRMPTMPLTEQPALPAVVSPGCGLSPDEECLAVSLLMLSRGVREDPPLAFLADDVAEPPAPAAPLVAHQAAPAAAVASQAPAASVDVVAPSPPSTPVVAAARASVGRDEVILTVQSPSPVLAPADMVTTTTPSLTPRQQVPPSPAVAVGPNNVLPAEQEVVTEEEQALAAEIQAPEQQETLAVGSSSSSRGRQQPPRHECGVCRKTFSTSRGLKVHVTSHPDRGRLYPCEFCAAVFPSSSALRWHVRRSQACGGSKPRKLRAAAAAAIAWHRMDLNDMPEV; encoded by the coding sequence ATGGCCCTCAGCGCCCGCCGCATGCCAACGATGCCACTGACTGAGCAACCAGCTCTACCGGCGGTGGTCTCGCCTGGCTGCGGACTCAGCCCCGATGAGGAGTGCCTCGCAGTTTCTCTCTTGATGCTGTCCCGCGGCGTTCGTGAGGATCCTCCTCTGGCGTTCCTCGCGGACGACGTTGCAGAGCCCCCGGCGCCCGCGGCACCGCTCGTAGCCCACCAAGCGGCGCCAGCTGCAGCGGTGGCCAGCCAAGCACCGGCGGCTTCGGTGGACGTGGTTGCCCCAAGCCCACCTTCCACgccggtggtcgccgccgcccgtgcaaGCGTAGGCCGCGATGAGGTAATCCTGACTGTGCAATCCCCTTCCCCGGTGTTGGCACCGGCGGACATGGTTACTACTACTACCCCGAGCCTAACCCCCAGGCAACAAGTGCCACCGTCCCCGGCagtcgctgtcggaccaaatAATGTACTACCGGCAGAGCAGGAGGTGGTgacagaagaagaacaagccCTGGCCGCGGAGATCCAAGCGCCAGAACAGCAAGAGACGCTGGCGGTGGGTTCTTCTTCGAGCTCCCGCGGCAGACAACAACCCCCGCGGCACGAATGCGGGGTCTGCCGGAAGACGTTCAGCACGTCCCGGGGCCTGAAAGTCCACGTGACGAGCCATCCGGACCGAGGGAGGCTGTACCCGTGCGAGTTCTGCGCCGCGGTTTTCCCCAGCTCCTCCGCGCTCCGTTGGCACGTCAGGCGCAGCCAGGCCTGCGGCGGGAGCAAGCCGAGAAAGCTTcgagccgcggccgccgcggcgatcGCGTGGCACAGGATGGACCTCAACGACATGCCGGAGGTTTAA
- the LOC100833150 gene encoding arabinosyltransferase RRA3, with translation MTGRHGPLMLRGGSGGSGKPLSRGSRIVVAVVVGVALGCACAFLYPDGLLFRSSASALQWSRQVGSVACESSDRVTNLKPQLILLERENTELKKQINELSMKLQLSGQGKNEAMYKPGPPGTVKALRMNPTVLPDESVNPRLAKILEEVAVKKELIVALANSNVREMLEVWFTNIKRVGVPNYLVVALDDNIESFCKSNDVPVYRRDPDEGVDSIAKTGGNHAVSGLKFRILREFLQLGYSILLSDIDIIFLRNPFDHLYRDSDVESMSDGHNNMTAYGFNDVFDEPSMGWARYAHTMRIWVYNSGFFYIRPTIPAIELLDRVAGRLSREPKSWDQAVFNEELFFPSHPGYEGLHASRRTMDIYLFMNSKVLFKTVRKDAQLRKLKPVIVHSNYHPDKLDRMKAVIEFYVNGKQNALEHFPDGSE, from the exons ATGACCGGCCGGCACGGCCCCCTTATGCTCCGTGGTGGAAGCGGCGGCAGTGGGAAGCCTCTCTCCCGTGGCTCCCGCATCGTTGTCGCCgtggtcgtcggcgtcgcGCTGGGCTGCGCGTGCGCCTTCCTGTACCCCGACGGTTTGTTGTtccgctcctccgcctccgccctccAGTGGTCGCGTCAG GTTGGTTCAGTTGCTTGTGAATCATCAGACAGAGTTACCAACCTTAAGCCTCAGTTGATCTTATTGGAGAGAGAAAATACTGAACTAAAAAAGCAGATCAATGAACTATCAATGAAACTTCAATTGTCTGGACAAGGAAAAAATGAGGCTATGTATAAACCTGGTCCTCCTGGCACTGTCAAGGCTTTGAGAATGAATCCAACAGTATTGCCAGACGAGTCTGTTAATCCCAGGTTGGCCAAGATACTGGAAGAAGTTGCTGTGAAGAAGGAACTTATTGTTGCATTAGCAAATTCCAATGTAAGGGAGATGCTTGAAGTTTGGTTTACCAACATCAAACGAGTTGGTGTTCCAAATTATCTAGTTGTAGCATTGGATGACAATATAGAAAGTTTCTGCAAATCAAATGATGTCCCAGTTTACCGGCGGGATCCTGATGAAGGCGTCGACAGCATTGCAAAAACTGGTGGAAACCATGCAGTTTCTGGACTAAAATTTCGCATTTTAAGAGAATTCTTGCAGCTTGGGTATAGTATTCTCCTCTCTGATATTGATATTATTTTCTTGAGGAACCCCTTTGATCACCTTTACAGAGATTCTGATGTTGAGTCCATGAGTGATGGTCATAACAATATGACAGCTTATGGTTTCAATGATGTCTTTGATGAGCCCTCTATGGGTTGGGCTAGATATGCTCACACAATGCGGATTTGGGTTTACAACTCTGGATTTTTCTACATTAGACCCACAATTCCAGCAATTGAACTTTTGGATCGTGTAGCTGGTCGCTTGTCTCGGGAGCCCAAGTCATGGGACCAAGCAGTTTTTAATGAAGAACTGTTTTTCCCATCTCACCCAGGCTATGAAGGTCTTCATGCATCAAGAAGAACTATGGATATATATCTGTTTATGAACAGCAAAGTTCTCTTCAAGACTGTGAGGAAAGATGCTCAGCTCAGGAAGTTAAAGCCAGTAATTGTGCATTCAAACTACCATCCTGACAAGCTAGATCGGATGAAAGCTGTCATCGAGTTTTACGTCAACGGTAAACAAAATGCACTGGAACATTTTCCTGATGGATCAGAATGA
- the LOC100833464 gene encoding 3-oxo-Delta(4,5)-steroid 5-beta-reductase → MSWWWAGAIGAVKKRQDESAAAAEPSFQSVALVVGSTGIVGTSLLDILPLQDTPGGPWKVYALSRRPLPPWSPPPSPAVTHLHLDLADSAAVADALTPLTDITHVFYVAWSNHPTEAQNREANSAMLRNVLSVVVPNCPALVHVCLQTGRKHYIGPFEAIGKIPAPDPPYTEDMPRLDYPNFYYDQEDVLFDEVSRRGGAVSWSVHRPTTIFGFSPRSAMNVVGSLCVYAAICRKEGATMRWPGSKVAWEGFSDSSDADLIAEHEIWAAVDPFAKNEAFNCSNGDLYKWKQLWPMLADHFEVEWAGYDGEENRFMLTQAMAGKEAVWAEILQENELIRTELEEITNWWFVDALFNVETQHLDSMNKSKEHGFLGFRNTTNSFNTWIEKMKVFKIVP, encoded by the coding sequence ATGAGCTGGTGGTGGGCGGGCGCGATCGGCGCCGTGAAGAAGCGCCAGGACGagagcgcggccgcggcggagccCTCCTTCCAGAGCGTCGCGCTCGTCGTCGGATCCACCGGCATCGTCGGCACCTCCCTCCTCGACATCCTCCCGCTCCAGGACACCCCGGGCGGCCCCTGGAAGGTCTACGCGCTctcccgccgcccgctcccGCCCTGGtccccgccgccctcgcccgccGTCACCCATCTGCACCTCGACCTCGCcgactccgccgccgtcgccgacgcccTCACGCCCCTCACCGACATCACACACGTCTTCTACGTCGCCTGGTCCAACCACCCCACGGAGGCCCAGAACCGCGAGGCCAACTCCGCCATGCTCCGGAACGTCCTCTCCGTCGTCGTCCCCAACTGCCCGGCGCTCGTCCACGTCTGCCTCCAGACCGGCCGGAAGCACTACATCGGCCCCTTCGAGGCCATCGGCAAGATCCCCGCCCCGGACCCGCCTTACACCGAGGATATGCCCCGCCTCGATTACCCCAACTTCTACTACGACCAGGAGGATGTCCTCTTCGACGAGGTCTCCCGACGCGGCGGTGCCGTCAGCTGGTCCGTGCACCGTCCCACCACAATCTTTGGCTTCTCTCCACGGAGCGCCATGAATGTCGTCGGTAGTCTATGCGTCTACGCCGCCATCTGCCGCAAGGAGGGTGCCACTATGCGGTGGCCTGGATCCAAGGTCGCTTGGGAGGGTTTCAGTGATTCCTCGGACGCTGACCTCATCGCCGAGCACGAGATCTGGGCGGCAGTTGATCCATTCGCCAAGAACGAGGCTTTCAATTGCAGCAATGGGGATTTGTACAAGTGGAAACAGCTTTGGCCGATGCTGGCAGATCATTTCGAGGTGGAATGGGCTGGGTATGATGGAGAGGAGAACCGGTTCATGCTTACACAGGCCATGGCAGGGAAGGAAGCAGTGTGGGCCGAAATTCTGCAGGAGAACGAGCTCATTAGGACCGAGCTGGAGGAGATCACCAATTGGTGGTTCGTCGATGCCTTGTTCAATGTTGAGACCCAGCATTTGGATAGCATGAACAAGAGCAAAGAACATGGATTCCTTGGTTTCCGGAACACGACAAACTCCTTCAACACATGGATCGAGAAGATGAAGGTTTTCAAGATTGTTCCCTGA
- the LOC100833769 gene encoding zinc finger protein 36: MVVAALELSLSLSLPTPSAAPALSKDDYLAICLAALANTRGHVASKWCPPAPAAEELRFRCMVCGKAFASYQALGGHKSSHRKSPPAASAAADNSQSYETSSGGSSGPHQCTICGRGFSTGQALGGHKRCHYWDGTSVSVSANSASGVTTRRNLFDLNLLPVPESVGIKRWAREEEEEVQSPLPAKKLRV; the protein is encoded by the coding sequence ATGGTCGTCGCGGCCCTGGagctctccctctcgctctcgctccccacgccgtcggcggcgccggcgctcagCAAGGATGACTACCTGGCCATCTGCCTAGCCGCGCTCGCCAACACCCGCGGGCACGTCGCCAGCAAGTGGTGCCCGCCGGCGCCAGCAGCAGAGGAGCTCAGGTTCCGCTGCATGGTGTGCGGGAAGGCGTTCGCGTCGTACCAGGCTCTCGGCGGGCACAAGTCCAGCCACCGCAAGTCCCCTCCAGCtgcatccgccgccgctgataACTCCCAGTCCTACGAGACGTCGTCGGGCGGGAGCAGCGGGCCGCACCAGTGTACCATCTGTGGGAGGGGCTTCTCGACGGGGCAGGCGCTCGGCGGGCACAAGCGCTGCCACTACTGGGACGGCACCTCCGTGTCCGTTTCGGCTAATTCAGCGTCAGGGGTAACGACGAGGAGGAACTTGTTCGATCTGAACCTtttgccggtgccggagagCGTCGGGATCAAGAGGTgggcgcgggaggaggaggaggaggttcaGAGCCCATTGCCGGCCAAGAAGCTCAGGGTGTAA
- the LOC100831184 gene encoding uncharacterized protein LOC100831184 isoform X1, which translates to MGSCASKAALEHRRSERYHTRRQGRRGRGGNGRSSMPEGPKPRLIDARGRTTDFSMSEIVHVEPAGKSSEHAKTFHLTQMEWHQSQRDSNGCCKEDAWFDSVSILDDDSDEEFKSVDGDLSDYDDDEDDEDQKKQEKASRLADALSRIAELWRGVPITLSVEQYLKRDDGDDPARRSQSMAICASKQCVPSSKEKNDAGDDKEQPTTPSRLRQLLHSISFNEKMQQLTCGSPAKRKSTVIRLSYKRTSCDDGEDDGSEIGAGESKKYVVRPKGGLTIPCGGEKPTPGTWSRIDPSLFKLRSETFLRDKKKCAAPNYAAYYPIGVDLFACPKKVQHIAQHIELPQVKPHHKLPPLLIVNIQMPSYPAAMFLGDSDGEGFSLVLYFRVSEYFDKEVSEHFKESIMRFLENESEKVKGFASESTITYRDRLKIMAGLVNPDDLQLGSTEKKLVQAYNEKPVLSRPQHNFYEGEDYFEVDLDIHRFSYIARRGLDSFRERLKNGILDLGLTIQAQKQEELPEQVLCCVRLNKIDFINHGQVPMIVTLDDK; encoded by the exons ATGGGTTCGTGTGCTTCCAAGGCGGCTCTGGAGCATAGGAGGTCGGAAAGGTACCACACGAGGAGGCAGGGAagaagagggcgaggaggcaATGGCCGGTCCTCGATGCCGGAGGGGCCCAAGCCACGGCTGATCGATGCCAGAGGGCGCACCACCGATTTCTCCATGAGCGAGATCGTCCACGTGGAGCCAGCCGGCAAGTCGTCGGAGCACGCCAAGACGTTCCACCTCACCCAGATGGAGTGGCACCAGAGCCAGCGGGATTCCAACG GTTGCTGCAAAGAAGACGCCTGGTTTGACTCCGTCAGCATCCTCGATGACGATTCCGATGAGGAATTCAAGAGCGTCGATGGAG ATTTATCCGAttacgacgacgacgaagacgacgaggacCAGAAGAAGCAAGAGAAGGCGTCCCGTTTGGCGGACGCCCTGTCTCGCATCGCAGAACTATGGCGGGGCGTGCCCATTACATTATCCGTCGAACAGTATCTCAAAAGAGACGATG GTGATGACCCTGCACGTAGGAGCCAGAGCATGGCAATATGTGCCAGCAAGCAGTGCGTGCCGAGTTCCAAGGAGAAGAACGACGCGGGGGATGACAAAGAGCAGCCTACCACCCCGTCTCGCCTACGCCAGCTGCTTCACTCCATCAGCTTCAACGAGAAGATGCAGCAGCTCACCTGCGGCAGCCCGGCCAAGAGGAAGTCCACGGTTATCCGCCTCTCATACAAGAGGACATCTTGCGAtgacggcgaggacgacggcaGCGAAATCG GTGCAGGTGAATCCAAGAAATACGTAGTCCGTCCCAAGGGAGGGCTGACGATCCCCTGTGGAGGAGAAAAACCCACACCAGGAACCTGGTCACGGATTGATCCATCCCTCTTCAAGCTGAGGAGTGAAACCTTCCTCag GGACAAGAAGAAATGCGCAGCTCCAAACTACGCCGCGTATTATCCTATTGGCGTGGACTTGTTTGCCTGCCCCAAGAAAGTTCAGCACATTGCCCAGCACATTGAGCTTCCCCAGGTCAAACCACACCACAAGCTACCGCCACTTCTGATTGTCAACATCCAG ATGCCTAGCTATCCTGCCGCTATGTTCCTAGGCGACAGCGATGGCGAAGGATTCAGCCTTGTCTTATACTTCAGAGTCTCCGAGTACTTCGACAAGGAGGTATCGGAGCATTTCAAGGAGTCTATCATG AGATTCCTTGAGAATGAAAGTGAGAAAGTTAAAGGGTTCGCGTCCGAATCTACAATCACTTACAGAGATCGGTTGAAAATCATGGCTGGATTGGTTAACCCAGACGACCTTCAGTTGGGTTCCACGGAAAAAAAGCTTGTCCAGGCATACAACGAGAAGCCAGTCCTCTCACGCCCTCAACATAATTTCTATGAG GGTGAGGACTACTTTGAGGTGGACCTTGATATACATCGGTTCAGCTACATTGCAAGGAGGGGACTGGATTCATTCCGGGAACGCCTGAAGAACGGCATCCTCGATTTGGGTTTGACAATTCAG GCCCAGAAGCAAGAGGAGCTCCCTGAGCAGGTCCTTTGCTGTGTTAGGCTGAATAAGATTGATTTCATTAATCATGGGCAAGTTCCAATGATTGTCACGCTTGATGATAAGTGA
- the LOC100831184 gene encoding uncharacterized protein LOC100831184 isoform X2 codes for MGSCASKAALEHRRSERYHTRRQGRRGRGGNGRSSMPEGPKPRLIDARGRTTDFSMSEIVHVEPAGKSSEHAKTFHLTQMEWHQSQRDSNGCCKEDAWFDSVSILDDDSDEEFKSVDGDLSDYDDDEDDEDQKKQEKASRLADALSRIAELWRGVPITLSVEQYLKRDDGDDPARRSQSMAICASKQCVPSSKEKNDAGDDKEQPTTPSRLRQLLHSISFNEKMQQLTCGSPAKRKSTVIRLSYKRTSCDDGEDDGSEIGESKKYVVRPKGGLTIPCGGEKPTPGTWSRIDPSLFKLRSETFLRDKKKCAAPNYAAYYPIGVDLFACPKKVQHIAQHIELPQVKPHHKLPPLLIVNIQMPSYPAAMFLGDSDGEGFSLVLYFRVSEYFDKEVSEHFKESIMRFLENESEKVKGFASESTITYRDRLKIMAGLVNPDDLQLGSTEKKLVQAYNEKPVLSRPQHNFYEGEDYFEVDLDIHRFSYIARRGLDSFRERLKNGILDLGLTIQAQKQEELPEQVLCCVRLNKIDFINHGQVPMIVTLDDK; via the exons ATGGGTTCGTGTGCTTCCAAGGCGGCTCTGGAGCATAGGAGGTCGGAAAGGTACCACACGAGGAGGCAGGGAagaagagggcgaggaggcaATGGCCGGTCCTCGATGCCGGAGGGGCCCAAGCCACGGCTGATCGATGCCAGAGGGCGCACCACCGATTTCTCCATGAGCGAGATCGTCCACGTGGAGCCAGCCGGCAAGTCGTCGGAGCACGCCAAGACGTTCCACCTCACCCAGATGGAGTGGCACCAGAGCCAGCGGGATTCCAACG GTTGCTGCAAAGAAGACGCCTGGTTTGACTCCGTCAGCATCCTCGATGACGATTCCGATGAGGAATTCAAGAGCGTCGATGGAG ATTTATCCGAttacgacgacgacgaagacgacgaggacCAGAAGAAGCAAGAGAAGGCGTCCCGTTTGGCGGACGCCCTGTCTCGCATCGCAGAACTATGGCGGGGCGTGCCCATTACATTATCCGTCGAACAGTATCTCAAAAGAGACGATG GTGATGACCCTGCACGTAGGAGCCAGAGCATGGCAATATGTGCCAGCAAGCAGTGCGTGCCGAGTTCCAAGGAGAAGAACGACGCGGGGGATGACAAAGAGCAGCCTACCACCCCGTCTCGCCTACGCCAGCTGCTTCACTCCATCAGCTTCAACGAGAAGATGCAGCAGCTCACCTGCGGCAGCCCGGCCAAGAGGAAGTCCACGGTTATCCGCCTCTCATACAAGAGGACATCTTGCGAtgacggcgaggacgacggcaGCGAAATCG GTGAATCCAAGAAATACGTAGTCCGTCCCAAGGGAGGGCTGACGATCCCCTGTGGAGGAGAAAAACCCACACCAGGAACCTGGTCACGGATTGATCCATCCCTCTTCAAGCTGAGGAGTGAAACCTTCCTCag GGACAAGAAGAAATGCGCAGCTCCAAACTACGCCGCGTATTATCCTATTGGCGTGGACTTGTTTGCCTGCCCCAAGAAAGTTCAGCACATTGCCCAGCACATTGAGCTTCCCCAGGTCAAACCACACCACAAGCTACCGCCACTTCTGATTGTCAACATCCAG ATGCCTAGCTATCCTGCCGCTATGTTCCTAGGCGACAGCGATGGCGAAGGATTCAGCCTTGTCTTATACTTCAGAGTCTCCGAGTACTTCGACAAGGAGGTATCGGAGCATTTCAAGGAGTCTATCATG AGATTCCTTGAGAATGAAAGTGAGAAAGTTAAAGGGTTCGCGTCCGAATCTACAATCACTTACAGAGATCGGTTGAAAATCATGGCTGGATTGGTTAACCCAGACGACCTTCAGTTGGGTTCCACGGAAAAAAAGCTTGTCCAGGCATACAACGAGAAGCCAGTCCTCTCACGCCCTCAACATAATTTCTATGAG GGTGAGGACTACTTTGAGGTGGACCTTGATATACATCGGTTCAGCTACATTGCAAGGAGGGGACTGGATTCATTCCGGGAACGCCTGAAGAACGGCATCCTCGATTTGGGTTTGACAATTCAG GCCCAGAAGCAAGAGGAGCTCCCTGAGCAGGTCCTTTGCTGTGTTAGGCTGAATAAGATTGATTTCATTAATCATGGGCAAGTTCCAATGATTGTCACGCTTGATGATAAGTGA
- the LOC100834078 gene encoding transmembrane protein 230 gives MAARRNVPYSVLPTEDRDEDNVDRRFTYTPKSLRKIPWKSIVLALFLLFLGSSLLFLSYFISTGHMEGDSSQMYGLLFLGILAFLPGFYETRVAYYSWRGAPGYTFASIPDY, from the exons ATGGCGGCCAGACGCAATGTTCCTTATTCTGTTCTTCCTACGGAGGACAGGGATGAAGACAATGTTGACCGTCGGTTCACATACACTCCAAAATCCTTGCGGAAGATCCCATGGAAGTCAATTGTCCTAGCAttgttcctcctcttcctgggAAGCTCTCTTCTGTTCCTTTCATATTTTATATCCACAGGTCACATGGAAGGTGATAGCTCTCAGATGTATGGTCTCTTGTTCCTGGGTATCCTTGCCTTTCTTCCTG GATTCTATGAGACTCGAGTTGCTTATTATTCATGGAGAGGAGCACCGGGGTACACCTTTGCGTCCATTCCAGACTATTag